GACCGAGGAGTGATCGGCCGCCACGGCCTGCACCTTGCAACGGACGCCGTCCTCGTCGGCCTCACCGCGCATCCCCACCTTCACCGTCGCGGTCGCCTCGTGGTCGCTGAGCACCTCGAACGACAACAGGTCCGAGGTGACGACCGGACGGGAGTGGAACCACGCCGCCCAGGCCACCCACGCCAGCGCGGAACCCACGATCAGGCCGATCAGCACGATCCCCGCCTTGCGGCGTCCAGGCGACGGGGTGCCGTATCGGTCGGCGGGACGCTGCGCTGATGAGGTCACCCCCCGATCCTCACACCTAGACTCCAGCCCATGTCGCAGCACCCCACCCCTCCGTTCCCGGGCGAGCCGCTCGCCGGGTTGCGCCTGATGCACGTACACGCCCATCCCGATGACGAGTCGAGCAAGGGTGCGGCCTCGACCGCGCGTTATGTCGACGACGGTGTCGAGGTCACGGTCGTGACGTGTACGGGTGGTGAGCGCGGCTCGATCCTCAACCCCAAGATGGACCGCAAGGGGATCCGTGACCGGATCGCCGAGGTACGCCGGCGCGAGATGGAGTGCGCGCGCGACATTCTCGGTGTGCAGCAGGAGTGGTTGGGATTCGTCGACTCCGGCTGGCCTGACGGTGACCCCAAGCCACCGCTGCCGGAGGGTTGCTTCGGACTGGTGCCGCTGGAGGAGGCGGCCGAGCCGCTCGTACGCCTGATTCGGGCTCTCAAGCCGCACGTCGTGACGACGTACGACGAGCGCGGCGGCTACCCGCACCCCGACCACATCAAGTGCCACGAGGTCTCGGTCGAGGCTTTCCACGCAGCCGGCGACCCCACGCGTTATCCGGACGCGGGGGAGCCGTGGCAGCCGTTGAAGCTCTACTACCACCACGGCTGGAGTTGGGAGAAGACCAACGCGTTGCACCAGGCGATGCTGGAGCACGAGTTGGAGTCGCCGTACGCCGAACGGCTGGCCAACTGGGAACGCGACCCCGCCTGGGACATGCGGATCACGACGCGGGTGCGCTGCGAGAAATACTTCGGCGTACGCGACCAGGCACTGCTGGCGCACGCGACCCAGATCGACCCGGACAGCTTCTGGTTCGCCATCCCGCGCGAGTTGCAGGAGAAGGCCTGGCCCACCGAGGACTACGAGTTGGTCCACAGCGAGGTCGCCTCGGAACTTCCCGAGAACGACCTCTTCGCAGGGATCCCGCTGCCGGTGAGCGGGGCCGGTGGGGGAGAATGATCTGGTGATCACCTTGTTGCTGCGGCTTGCCGAGACCGCGCCCGACGACGACGACGTGGTCGCCGGGCCGTGGGGCGCGCTGATCTTCGTACTGCTGATCGTGGGCACCGCGCTGTTGCTGTGGTCGTTCACCCGCCAGATCAAGAAGACCAACGCCAATGCCGAGGCGGGCGTCTTCGACCAGCGAGCTGCCGAGGCGGATTCTGGGTCTGATTCTGAGTCGAACTCTGGGTCGTGACGCCCACGCCCGCGTCGACCGTCCTGGGCAAGGCGCTCGCCGTGCTCCGGGCGTTCACCGCGGAGGATGACGGCGTAGGTTTCGCCGAGTTGCAGCGGCGTACGGGCCTGCCGAAGGCGACGCTGCATCGCACCTTGGCGTCTTTGGTGGACGAGCGGCTGATCGATCGCCGCGACGACGGCTATCACTTGTCGGGACAACTCTTCCAACTCGGCATGCTCGCCTCGGTGGAGCGGACCCTGATCGAGGTCGCGATGCCGTTCCTCGAAGACCTCTACGAGCGCACCCACGAGATCGTGCATCTGGGTGTGGCTGAGGGTGCCGATGTCGTGTATGTCGCCCGTGTGGGCGGGCACCGATCCGCGGAAATCGCCGACCCGGATCGGCGGCCGGATGCCGCTGCATGCCACCGCGATCGGCAAAGCTCTGCTCGCTCACCTCCCTGCAGACGAGCGTGCCTCGATCCTGGCCGCGCCACTCACGCGACTGACCGCGCGAACCCTCGTCGCGCCGGGTCGGCTCGCCTCACACTTGGAGGGCGTGGTCACATCGGGAGTGGCGTTCGAAATTCGAGGAAGCGGCGCTGGGGATCACCTGCGTCGCCGCTCCGGTGCTCGATTCGTCAGACCTACCCGTTGCTGCGGTGTCGGTTGCCGGGGCGGTGACCCGGTTTCGCCCCGAGCAGCACGCGAGCGCGGTGCGAGCCGCCGCCCAGGCGATCGGCGCGACGCTCGCCCGGCGCGCGGCGATGCGCCCCTAGCCCACCCCTAGCCCCCGGGCGGTCGAGCGGACCGTGGTCCGCTCAACCCCCAACGATCCGGGGGCTTAGCGGACAAAGCGGGGGCTGAGTC
This DNA window, taken from Nocardioides sp., encodes the following:
- a CDS encoding DUF4307 domain-containing protein, with protein sequence MTSSAQRPADRYGTPSPGRRKAGIVLIGLIVGSALAWVAWAAWFHSRPVVTSDLLSFEVLSDHEATATVKVGMRGEADEDGVRCKVQAVAADHSSVGDLSFVPQEGTNTVTVRTERRATAVTLEGCTGDGQNRPR
- the mca gene encoding mycothiol conjugate amidase Mca gives rise to the protein MSQHPTPPFPGEPLAGLRLMHVHAHPDDESSKGAASTARYVDDGVEVTVVTCTGGERGSILNPKMDRKGIRDRIAEVRRREMECARDILGVQQEWLGFVDSGWPDGDPKPPLPEGCFGLVPLEEAAEPLVRLIRALKPHVVTTYDERGGYPHPDHIKCHEVSVEAFHAAGDPTRYPDAGEPWQPLKLYYHHGWSWEKTNALHQAMLEHELESPYAERLANWERDPAWDMRITTRVRCEKYFGVRDQALLAHATQIDPDSFWFAIPRELQEKAWPTEDYELVHSEVASELPENDLFAGIPLPVSGAGGGE